A region from the Excalfactoria chinensis isolate bCotChi1 chromosome 11, bCotChi1.hap2, whole genome shotgun sequence genome encodes:
- the PLEKHF1 gene encoding pleckstrin homology domain-containing family F member 1, translating into MVDHLANTEINSQRIAAVENCFGASGQPLAVPGRVLLGEGILTKECRKKPKPRIFFLFNDILVYGSIVINKRKYNSQHIIPLEDVTLETLPDTLQMKNRWMIKTSKKSFVVSAASLTERKEWISHLEECIRHLLTKTGRQPSTEHAAPWIPDKATDICMRCTQTKFSTLTRRHHCRKCGFVVCGDCSRQRFLMPRLSPKPLRVCNLCYRQLLAEQKKEEEADCQQPEQYRSTIPGYEPSSGDDSDKSDDYKVDQWPADTEFYNSEVSWSSFHS; encoded by the coding sequence ATGGTGGACCACCTTGCAAACACTGAGATCAACAGCCAGCGCATTGCTGCTGTGGAAAACTGCTTTGGGGCTTCTGGACAACCCTTAGCTGTGCCAGGAAGAGTCCTTCTGGGAGAAGGGATTTTAACCAAAGAATGCCGCAAGAAACCAAAGCCTCGCATATTCTTCCTGTTCAACGACATCCTGGTGTACGGGAGCATAGTGATTAACAAAAGGAAGTACAATTCCCAGCACATCATTCCCCTTGAAGATGTCACTTTGGAGACGCTGCCAGACACCTTGCAGATGAAGAACCGCTGGATGATCAAAACCTCGAAGAAATCCTTTGTGGTTTCTGCGGCCTCCCTGACGGAGCGGAAGGAGTGGATCAGCCATCTGGAGGAGTGCATCAGGCACCTGCTGACAAAGACGGGCAGGCAGCCCTCCACAGAGCATGCGGCCCCCTGGATCCCCGACAAGGCGACAGACATCTGCATGCGCTGCACACAGACCAAGTTCTCCACGCTCACTCGAAGGCACCACTGCCGCAAGTGTGGCTTTGTGGTGTGCGGAGACTGTTCCAGGCAGAGGTTTTTGATGCCCAGGCTGTCCCCCAAGCCCCTGAGGGTCTGCAACCTGTGCTACAGGCAGCTGCTGGCGgaacagaagaaggaagaggaggctgactGTCAGCAGCCGGAGCAGTACCGTTCCACCATCCCGGGCTACGAACCCTCCAGTGGTGATGACAGTGACAAGTCTGATGATTACAAAGTTGACCAGTGGCCAGCAGACACAGAGTTTTATAATTCAGAAGTATCTTGGTCATCTTTCCATAGCTGA
- the LOC140257370 gene encoding protein C19orf12 homolog, whose protein sequence is MMPVRVDQVMQLLCHVAQEKGMTAAVKHSGQGALLVGLTAFAGGLLGGPRGIAVGGALGGLLGAWMTSGQFKPVPQIIMELPPAKQQKLYNEVSAIIRNLDWIDIFQLTALVIGNSDLKFLLASAVERFFIRELSAQIKYEE, encoded by the exons ATGATGCCCGTCCGTGTGGATCAAGTGATGCAACTGCTTTGCCATGTTGCTCAGGAGAAGGGAATGACAGCAGCTGTCAAGCACTCTGGTCAAGGAGCACTCCTGGTTGGTCTAACCGCGTTTGCTGGGGGTTTGCTTGGAGGTCCACGTGGCATTGCTGTAG GAGGAGCACTTGGTGGACTGCTTGGTGCCTGGATGACCAGTGGACAGTTCAAGCCAGTCCCTCAGATTATAATGGAGTTGCCTCCTGCCAAACAGCAGAAACTCTACAATGAAGTCAGTGCAATAATCAGGAACCTAGACTGGATTGATATTTTTCAGCTGACTGCACTTGTCATAGGAAATAGTGATCTTAAGTTTCTGCTGGCAAGTGCAGTTGAAAGGTTCTTCATCAGAGAGCTAAGTGCACAGATAAAGTATGAAGAATAA
- the LOC140257372 gene encoding protein C19orf12-like isoform X2 has protein sequence MNSEKFKPVPQIIMELPPAKQQTLYIEAIAVLKSLDWSDFARLTSVVMNSDILQLQLAKLLENYFARELSAVIKYGE, from the coding sequence ATGAACAGTGAAAAATTCAAGCCGGTCCCTCAGATTATAATGGAGTTGCCTCCTGCCAAGCAGCAGACACTCTACATTGAAGCTATTGCTGTACTCAAGAGCTTAGACTGGTCTGATTTTGCTCGACTAACCTCTGTTGTAATGAATAGTGATATTCTCCAGCTGCAGTTGGCTAAACTGCTGGAAAATTACTTTGCCAGAGAGCTAAGTGCAGTGATAAAGTATGGAGAATAA
- the LOC140257372 gene encoding protein C19orf12 homolog isoform X1 has protein sequence MPIRMDQMMQLLCHVSRRKRMKAAVKRSSRGGLLMITTALLGGLVGGPPGLALGGAVGGLLGAWMNSEKFKPVPQIIMELPPAKQQTLYIEAIAVLKSLDWSDFARLTSVVMNSDILQLQLAKLLENYFARELSAVIKYGE, from the exons ATGCCCATCCGCATGGATCAAATGATGCAACTACTCTGCCATGTTTCTAGGCGGAAGAGAATGAAAGCTGCTGTGAAGCGCTCTTCTCGAGGAGGATTATTGATGATTACAACTGCATTACTTGGGGGCTTGGTAGGAGGTCCACCTGGTCTTGCTTTAG gAGGAGCGGTTGGTGGGCTGCTTGGTGCCTGGATGAACAGTGAAAAATTCAAGCCGGTCCCTCAGATTATAATGGAGTTGCCTCCTGCCAAGCAGCAGACACTCTACATTGAAGCTATTGCTGTACTCAAGAGCTTAGACTGGTCTGATTTTGCTCGACTAACCTCTGTTGTAATGAATAGTGATATTCTCCAGCTGCAGTTGGCTAAACTGCTGGAAAATTACTTTGCCAGAGAGCTAAGTGCAGTGATAAAGTATGGAGAATAA
- the C11H19orf12 gene encoding protein C19orf12 homolog produces MPIRVDQMMQLLCHVSQEKGMTAAVKHSGRGALLAGATAFVGGLVGGPPGIAVGGALGGLLGAWMTSGQFKPVPQILMELPPAEQQKLFDEAITIVRNLDWTDVAQLTALVMGSGHLQQQLAGVVINYLTRELSAEIKYRE; encoded by the exons ATGCCCATCCGTGTGGATCAGATGATGCAACTGCTTTGTCATGTTTCTCAGGAGAAGGGAATGACAGCAGCAGTCAAGCACTCTGGACGAGGAGCGCTCCTGGCAGGTGCAACTGCATTTGTTGGGGGCTTGGTTGGAGGTCCGCCTGGCATCGCTGTAG GAGGAGCACTTGGTGGACTGCTTGGTGCCTGGATGACCAGTGGACAGTTCAAGCCAGTCCCTCAGATTTTAATGGAGTTGcctcctgctgagcagcagaaacTCTTTGATGAAGCCATTACAATAGTCAGGAACCTAGACTGGACTGATGTTGCTCAGCTGACTGCACTTGTCATGGGAAGTGgtcatctccagcagcagttgGCAGGAGTGGTGATAAATTACCTCACCAGAGAGCTAAGTGCAGAGATAAAGTACAGGGAGTGA